The following is a genomic window from Chitinispirillum alkaliphilum.
ACCAACAACTGGGAACTTTATATCACTTCCTTCATTCTGTCCGCGGTATTCTTCCCAGATTTTTACAATATAGCGCAGGTTCTGAAAATGAACCATCCGGTCGGGGTAACTCTTATGTTCGAAAAGGACAAAAAGGGGCGTCTCTTTCTGGGGCAGAGACACTTCATAGAGGATATCTGCAAAATGAGCGAAAAGCTCCGTATCGACCCCGTCATTTTTTATGATTTTAAGAGATGAATAAAGGAGCTCAGGGCGGATCATTTCAGGAAGAAACTGACGCATTAAGCCCAGGGCAATTATTTTGCGGTCCAGTGACTCTTTAAAGAAAAGGTCATCGGCATGAGCCAGTTTTTCCGGTGGCATAAAGAGAAGATAATTTACGCACTGAAAGAGGGTGAGTGTGTTTCTTGAGACGCTTGTAAGGTGGGTGTTTCAAACTCCTCTTGACCAGCCGCCTTAAACGAGGCAAGGTGTTTTTTGAACCATGGTCAGGAATGACCATATACCCTGCAAACCAAAAGAGTGATTCTTCCCCGAAACAACTTTTAGTGGGAAAAATCAAATTCAGCGCTCTCCAATAGGTCTTTCACAGCCATTCACTTCTCAAGGCTCCGTCTTAGCTGCTCGATATTGCTGATACTCAGTCCTGTAGCCTGGTTTACCGTTTCGTTGTCCATACCCATAGAGATCAGATTCAGAGCCACTTTCTCCATCCCTTTTTCTTCTCCTGCTTGCATTCCCTTCTCCATTCCAATTTTCTTTCCCTCTTTAAGCCCCTTTTTCCATGCCTGCTCGCTTAAAGCATCTGCTATCGTTTTCATATAAACCTCCCCTTCAGGGGCATGCGCCCTGACTGCTTCCAGAAATTCTTTCCGTTTGGCTTTACCTATTACATGACCCAAATAGAGAAGAACTACCGAAAGATATTCCAGCTGAACTTCATCTGCATTCTTAAAAAGATCAATAATCAAAGCAAGTTTTTGTAGGATACCTCCTGTCTTTGAGTATTTCAGAGCCAGCAGAAACGCCCTTGTCTGAATATCACCACTTATCTGTTCATCGCCAATCTCCCCCAAATTCACCACAATATCATTATAGTCAGGGATAAAGTCCCTTGTGCCCTTAAAAATTTCGCACAAAAGCGACATGCTATTGCCCCCTTTCCATCTGCGCCGCCCGTGATAAATCACCAGAGGCACAACAACTGGGAACTTTATATCACTTCCTTCATTCTGTCCGCGGTATTCTTCCCAGATTTTTACAATATAGCGCAGGTTCTGAAAATGAACCATCCGGTCGGGGTAACTCTTATGTTCGAAAAGGACAAAAAGGGGCGTCTCTTTCTGGGGCAGAGACACTTCATAGAGGATATCTGCAAAATGAGCGAAAAGCTCCGTATCGACCCAGTCATTTTTTATGATTTTAAGAGATGAATAAAGGAGCTCAGGGCGGATCATTTCAGGAAGAAACTGACGCATTAAGCCCAGGGCAATTATTTTGCGGTCCAGTGACTCTTTAAAGAAAAGGTCATCGGCATGAGCCAGTTTCTCCGGTGGCATAAAGACAAGATAATTTACGCACTGAAAGGGGGTGAGTGTGTTTCTTGAGAAGCTTGTAAGGTGTTTAGAAAACGGGGTTTCCTAAGAACGTTATAAACT
Proteins encoded in this region:
- a CDS encoding Transposase, translated to MPPEKLAHADDLFFKESLDRKIIALGLMRQFLPEMIRPELLYSSLKIIKNDWVDTELFAHFADILYEVSLPQKETPLFVLFEHKSYPDRMVHFQNLRYIVKIWEEYRGQNEGSDIKFPVVVPLVIYHGRRRWKGGNSMSLLCEIFKGTRDFIPDYNDIVVNLGEIGDEQISGDIQTRAFLLALKYSKTGGILQKLALIIDLFKNADEVQLEYLSVVLLYLGHVIGKAKRKEFLEAVRAHAPEGEVYMKTIADALSEQAWKKGLKEGKKIGMEKGMQAGEEKGMEKVALNLISMGMDNETVNQATGLSISNIEQLRRSLEK